The window GCCTGCCCCTACCCCAACCCTGCTCCTCGGCGGGGTCCCCCGGTGGAGGTGGGACAGCGGGCACAGCTCGGAGGGACCCCGGCTGCCTAAACCTTCTGCGCGGGGGTCTCGCCGGCGGGCAGCTTCTTGCTGCGCTTCTTCATGCGGCTGCGGGCGTAGACGCGGAGGAAGAGGGCCAGGAAGACGACGGCGACGCCCAGCCCGCCCACCACGGTGACGGTGTGGCCGTAGAtgaggcaggagaggaggaTGGCGAAGGCCTGGCGGAGCGTCATGATGATGGTGAAGACGGCGGCGCCGAACTGGTTGATGGTGTAGAAAATGAAGAGCTGGCCGCAGGCCGAGCACACCGACAGCAGCACGGCGTGCGCCGCGAACTCCGAGTGGCGGGCCATGAAGCGCAGCGACTCCAGCAGGgcgccctgctccagcagcgaGCCCACCGTGAAGAGGCAGGAGAAGACGTTGACGCCGAACATCATCTGCACGGGGGACATCTTGTAGGTGAAGAGGGCGTCCTGCCAGTTGGAGGTGAAGCTGTCGAAGACGATGTAGCCGGCCAGCAGCACCACGCCCGAGAAAGTGGTGACGGTGGAGGCGTGCCGGTGGGGAGCGCTGGACAGCAGGAACATGCTGACCCCCACGGAGATGAGGGCGGCCGTCAGGTACTCCCAGTACTCGTAACTCTTGCGGGACACCAGTTTGCCCATCATCATCACCGGGATCACCTTGGAGGCCTTGGCCAGCACCTGGGTGGGGAAGCTGATGTACTTGAGCGCCTCGTACTGGCACCAGCTGCTGAGGATGTTGGAGAGGGAGGCGAAGGAGTACTTGTACATGGGCGCCCCGTGGCGCGGCTGCTTGGTCAGGGCGCAGTACAGCCCGGCCACCGTGAAGGCCAGGATGCGGTTCATGAAGACGAGGAACTGGGAGTCCTTGAACTTCTCACCGGGGTCCGTTTCGGTGGCGCCGTACGTCCTCGTCATCACGCGCTCCTGGAGGACGCCCCACGTCAGGTAGGAGGCCTGCAAAGCGGGAGGAGCACGGACTCAGggtcctgctggggcaggaaggACGGAGCCAGCCCGCTGTTCCTTGTGGTCACAGCTGGGAACAACCAGTCCCAACCTGAACCAGCCCTGCCCCGTTTTCAGCCTCCTCCCGGGAAGAGAAGCCCACAGAGCGACACCCCAGCGCACAAGGAGCGGTTGTTCCGAGCTGCCTGCTGAACCAggtgggcagggctgggggacgTTACCGATGCCTTGCCGTGGGTTCGGTGCCAGCTCCCTGCAGTAGGGCCTGGCGCTTCTCCCAGTGGCCTCCGCATCGATTTTCACTTCCAACTGCCCAGGCCCATCCAAATCAAACCGAGTTTCAAACCCAGCAGATGAGATGTTCCTCTGGGGATGATCACTGGCTGGCACCTCTGCTATTTGTGCAGCCCTGGTGCCACAGCCCCTCCCAAAAGGAGCACAGACCTCTCCCATCATCCATCCCCTCCCGAGAAACCGCGCTGCAGAGACACGAAATGACTTGGGGGTGTCCTCGCAGCACGGCTGCGTGGGCACCGAACGGGAGGCCAGGATGTGGGTGtcttctgctggctgcaggttTCGTagcacagaaattatttttagtcCTCACAGACCCAAAAAGCTTTGGCTGTAGATGAGACCTGAGgaagctaaaattaaaaattcctcttttttttttttctgtagctggAGGGCAGCAGTACGAAGCAGCCCCCAAAGTGACCCTGGGAATTAAGCGGGCTCAAGCTACCTGCTGCTCTGATAAGGGCCAGAACAAAAGCAGCCCTAATAACTCCGCTGACACTCAGAATTTTCCCTATTCATGGCTCAGACAGACGAGTTGTCCCAATGCAGATGATGCCAGCTGAACAGCTCTGAGGTGATGCAGCAGCCCCGCAGGAGAGGCTGTGCCCCAGCCTCCAGCCCAGCCATCAAGGACAGCGCTGCATCCTTGGCCTTCAAAGGGCTGGGGGCACAAACCCAGTGTCCAGCTGCCCCTCCCGGAGCAGGAAGGCCATACAAACATGCAGAACCCTtacctgcagcccagcagcacagaaGAGCAGCTTCAGGACCTGTCGGGCTGTGGAGGACTCCGCGGGCTCTGCTCGGGGCGGCAGGGAGCCATCGTCCGGGTGTGCGGACTTCACCTCGGAGCCGAACACACACGACTTGATGACAGGGAAGCAAATGCCTCGGCCTGGAGGGGGTAAGAGAAGAGAATTCACCACCAGAGCCGGAGAGGCACAGCCTCCCTCCTTGCTGACCTcgggggaggcaggaggtggaAGGGAAGCCGCTGCCCTTACCTGTCTCCAGGTAGTTCTTTCTCTTGAAGTACTGGATGAGGAGGAACCCTGGCACCACGATACTCGCGTAGCCAGCAGCGTTGACGAAGAAACGGAAGAGCCAGAAGTCCCCCCAGGCgtcctgcagggcaggggggaaCCCTTCCCCTGCAGCCATGGCGGGGAGCGCAGCCAGCACGAGGGGAACGCAAAATCTGCGGGCACGGAGAGGCAGGCGGtgggctgccagcacccagaTCCCACCCCAGAGATGTCGGGCAGGAAAAGGTCCCTGGGGCTTCGTTAGCAGCTGTTAATTGTGTTTGCTCTGGCTCGGCAGCACTCGGACTGGGAAGCCTGGGCTCCCAGGATGGGAGAGGGTGTTTGAAGATAAAGGGCTGCTTTGGGGCAGAAAGCAGCTCCGAGCCCAGCCTCCCCAAGGGCAGCCCCTCAGGAatccagcagggctgggcgAGGCTGGGGTTGGGATTTTACCAACCCCCCGAAATCCTGCAGCTTTAGCCCAGCCCGGGGGGAGCTCACCCTTTCTCCGTCCCATCTCCCAGCCagaccaggacccccccaaacacccccctgccagccccgccGCCAACCTCAGCGCCTTGGGGTTGGAAATTTGGGGTTGGAAAGCCGAGAAAAGCCCCACACCCTCCCCGCCGGCCACGTCTCCCTTCCCCACACCGGGGCTGGCAGCCGCCGGGCCCCGCTCGGCTCCGCCGTGCTGCCGCCACCCCCTCGGGtcccggaggaggaggagaagcggccccggcccccgggCTCGCCCCCCGCTGCCCACCTGCGGCCCGctgcggcccggccccgctcccggccgcCTGCCCTCGGCCCGCTCCCGGCGGCGGCCATGGCCCTGCCGCCCGCCCCACACCGCCCCCTGCCGCCGCGGAGGGGCCGGGCACCGCCATGGGGAGGCCTCGGGCCGCCCGTCAGGCCCcacagccccaaatcccccccaaatccccacacccccacaccccaaacaccccaaacacCCAGCACACAGGTAGAGGTGGCCCCCACGAGGCCGCCCAGAAGCATCTTGTGACACtcgtttaaaaaaaacaccacacttttattaaaaaaaaaaaagaaaattctaagtGCAGATGGCTTGATTCTGGGTTTTtccgcctccctccctcccccccaccccaagctgGTGCCGAGCCATCTCCCCCATGGCTGCTgaagcgccctgggcagctgtgGGGAGGTGCTGCTGTTCCCAGCCACGTTCCCTCACACCCATGggggacaggggagggaggCGAGCAGCTGGAGGGATGTGGGAATCAGCCTGCCATGGGGGAACGCAAAGCTTTTAGACAACCTCCTGTGCCAGGAGATGGGTCGGGATCTTTCACACTGGGTCCAGAAGAGGAACCGTGGCAGCGGGACGTCAGGCGTGGCAGCAGAAGCAAGGATCCGTCACCCCATTTCTGGCACCTCCCGTGCTCTGTGCCTTCAGCCCCCATGGCGAGTGCTTGGTGGggggacagagcaccaagcagCGGGCTGGGCCCCCCCGTGAACCCAAAACAGGCTCTGCAGGCGGGgatcccccctcctccccgctcctctctgctgcccgctgcccctCACCGTGCTGCCAGGCGGGGAGCGGGGTGGGTTGGATCACACGAGACCTGGGGTGCCCGCAGTCAGAACAAAATTTATTAGAGCGAGGGGTTCCTGCTCACCCCACACTTGTTCTGCTGGTGTTTGGGGTGCCAGGGGACGCTCTGTCCCCCGTGCGGTGTGATAAAGGAGTcctctcctgctccatccaggagcctgcagagcccagcaaTTCACAcctgtggcagggaggggaaatTCAGTCCTGCTGGGCACGaagcctagaaaaaaaaagccttccccATGTGTAGTGCTCATGGTGCCGCCTCCCACCGTCCAGGAAGGCAGCCTGAGGCCAACAAAACTTCTCTCCCGGGAGGGTGAAACATCTCCCAGCATGGCTCCGCGCCCCCGGCACTGCGGGCAGGCAGGGTCCCGGCGGGCATCAGGGCAACAGCGCGGGGCGAGGAGGCTGCCCGCCGGGCCAAGGAGTCCAGCCGCTCACTCAGAGCACACCACGGGCTTCCCCGAGATCTTCAGGTCGTCGAAGGGCAGCAAGGCGAGGAGCTGCAGAGACCAAAGGTTTTTTTGTGTCAGCATCCAGGCTGCTTCTCCGCCGGTCCCCTCCAGCCACCCGCCTCCCCGGGGAGGTGCCGCCCCACGAGGGgctggcagcgctgcccgcACTCACGTCGTCGTTGCCGTCAGCCAGGTCCTGCGCCGTCTCGTTCTCCATGTTCCTCAGTAGGGTGTCAGCCCCGGAGTGCGAGAGGATGGAGGCGATGGCAGCATCCCTGTGGCACACGGCCAGGTGCAGCGGGGTGCAGCCGTTGTACATCTGGGCGTCCACGTAGGCCCCGTTGAGCAGCAGGAACTGCACGGCCCTGCGGTTGCAGCACTCCACTGCCAGGTGCAGCGGGGTCTTGCCGCTCGTGCCCTCCTGCGGACAACAAGGACGTGGGTGTAGggtccccagagccccccatcTGCCCTGATCCTTCCTCTCCACCCCATCCAAGCGGAGCGCTTCCCTGCCCCAAAGCCGGGGGACGTCCTCTTGGCAGCCCGTCCTCACCTGAACGTCGATGTTGGCAccgctctgcagcagcagcgacATCATCTCGATGTTCCCCTTCAAGGTGCTGATGTGCAGACAAGCCAAGCCTGGGGTGGGGAGACAGGAGAGAGccaccctcagcaccctgcgCGGCCGGCTTCGCGCGTAGGCGACGCAGAGCCGTCACCATCTAGGTCTCACCTTGCCAattctgcagctgcaggtcctggtgGTGCTCGGGGGGCTCGGccgtgccctgcagcagctgctgggcgcAGTAGAGGCACTGCTGCTCGCAGGCCAGGTGCAGGGGGGTGTTGCCGTTGCggtcctgcagccccaggtTGACTCCCTTGCGCATCAGCGCCTCGACCACAACGGGCTGCTCCAGGTACACGGCCAGGTGCAGCGGGGTCTGGCGAGGAGCAGGGGGCAGAATtagggggctggaggggcatCCCTTCACCCTCGGTGCTGGGAGATGCCGATTCCCTCCCCCTGGGTTTTCTCCTCCCTGGAAAGGGACTGCTCACACGGGACCGTCGCCGTGCTCTGTGGCGTGTGGGTGGGCAACCCCCGGGGAAAGGGCAGGTGGATTGGGTGCCTGCTCGGGGTGGCACCCGCCCTCCTCTTCTGCCCATCACAGCCACATACCTGGAAAAGGTCATTCTGGGTCTCCAGCATCTCTGTGGGCAGGTGAGCAATGCAGAAGAGAGCCACATCGGGGGCGCAGTGGATAATGGCCAGGTGAACCAACCTGCAGCGGGGaaagaggtggaaaaagaaaggaaaaatcagtCCCATGTGACCCATCTGTCCGCTCTGAGCACCGGTGGCTCCTCTCCCTGGCCCCATCACGCAGACGGGCCTCCAGCCCTGGGAGGATGGAAGAGGCCAGGAGGTGTAACGGAGAGCCTGAGGGCTGGCTTTGGCCACTGGGTGGGAGGCTTGGAGCCGGGTGGCTGCCAGGGGAATTCCAGCTCCCCGCTGCTGGCCATGCAGGACAACACTTCTGTTTTCCCCTGCACCAGGGTGGTCAGCAAAAGCCAGGCAGGAACCCGGCAGCGATCCAACTCCACCTGTGTGGCACAATCCCCGCGCCAGCCCACGCCgatttcctcttctcccttccaCATCCTTCCCCTTTGGCAACGCCGGCACCGGGCAGAGGGACACCAGAGCTCCCCGCAGAGCTTGGTGGCCGGCAGAGAGCCCCAGTCCCCGGCACCCATGGCTGTTCGACGCCccggcagcctgggctgccccAACCTGCGGGCAGATTTCCTTCCCATCCCACTCgtcccttccccttcctgccGTGATGCTCGTGCGGGTTTCGCCCCGGTCCTCGCTGTCCACGCGCAGTCAGAACAGAagtgagagcagcagcagcgagcccggagggagTTTCCAGCCCGGCAGCGCTAACCTGCTGCGCCCCAACCCCTCCTGCACAGGGGTCTGGGCCCCTGGAGGGTGTGGGGTGGAGGTGCAGGACAGCTCTTgaaggcaggagggaggtgGAAGGGCGCAGGGCCCAAGCAGCCCAGCAaagccacctcctccacaggCCAAACCAGCACCTGGCACCCCGGGCACCCTCAGGCGAGCCCCATTTTTGGTGGCGAAACAAGCAAGTTCCTCTTCGCCCCACTGCCTGCGGAGAGGCTGTGCCCAAAGGGCTGCGTCCCCGGGGAAGCCCCGGGTCACGACGCAGCAGGGAATTCCCCGTGGGAAGCAGAGGACACCCACGTTTTGCCTCCACGAGGCCACCGAGTGCACCCTGCACCCCCGATGCTcatggggagggcagggggctggtggAGTCCACCCCAGGACCAGCTGCAGGTGcccaccctgccctcagcaggGCTCCCACGGCCCTGAGGGAGCAATTAGGGCAGGGAGATGCCCCGATGGGTTTGCACCTGCACGAGGGTGGCCTCTGCCCGCTGCCGGGGACAGCCCCTGCTTCTCCAAACCCGCTCCCGGGCGCCACGTGCGAGGGGAGGGCAGGATGTGTCGCTCGCAGGTACGGAGCCCTCAGCTCAGCCCGGGGACTTTCCGAAGCCATTCAGGTTGAACTTTAAACCCCTGCTGCTTTCACTTTCCAGAGCCCAACTTGGCTCCCGGGGGAGAGAGCTGTGCCCAGAGGCGACGTGCCGGAGGGGGGGGAGCACCCCTTAGGAATCCCCCGCGCCCCACGCCACCCCGTCCCCACGTGGGCACAGGTGGGGCGGCCACACGGGGGAGGTGGaaaccccagccctgcaccagcagcacctccctcgCCCCGGGacaggcagccctgcagctccacgTGAGCCCAGCGTGGAAGCTGACGCCAAAATTTGGACATCTTTGCTGCAGGGGGGTCAGAGGCTGCACCGCCAGCGACCCTTCCCGGAGCTCAGCCTTTCACCTCGACGCTGGGACGTGCCCGCTTCGCAGGATTgccattaattatttttattttccacccTCTGTGTCTTCCTTCTCCACCCAGGCACAGCCTCCTCCCGTGCTTTCGTTTCTGCATTCGTTCCCCTCTTTCCTCATCCGCCGGGCCTCAACTTCCCGAAACGGCTGCAGGGGCCGCGAGCTGCTGGGggagcacccagcagcaccgGGTCCCAGGAGGTCCCCATTTAGGTGCACCCGTGCTGTCCACGGGAACAATTTGCTCCCAGCTCCTCGTTTCGCCTGAGCAGAGGAGTAGGAAGCCGTGCAGgcgttttttggttttttttttgcacaaggGGAGCTCGTTAGCAGGAGGAAATGGCATCAGCAGCAAGGCAGGGGAGCGCGAGCGGGGAGGAAAACAGCGGGGGAATTCCACGCTTGCCCCGCTCCCCTGCTCCTTCATCCTGCCCTGCTAAGCGCTTCctcgggcagcagcaggaacctctgccaggaggagcagcgcGGGCAGCCCAGCGCCGAGGTGAGCCTGTGCGGGCGGAAAGCCTGAGGAGGCATCCTCGAGGGCAGGCTGAAGTCATCCGAGCAGGGAAAAACCTCTCGCCAGCACGGCCTCGAGAGGCCTTCACTGCGTCAAGTCAGGTTTGCAAGCGTGTGAGCCCTGCAGACGCCAGGAACTTTGGGGGAAAAGTGGTTAAAAGAGGCAAGAGGAGACCTCGTGCTTGATGGCTGCCCCAGCAGGCGAGGCTCAGCAGGGAAGACCCCCCCGGGCTACCACAGTCACGGGGAGCCCAGTACATCACCAAATTTACCCAAATTTACTCCCCCAGCCCTTGCTAACGCAGCTCAGCCCGCGAGTCACCGGCACGTGATTTCTTATCAGCAGACGGGGCAGCACTTGCCgctgctggaaggaggaagTCGGGCTTCCTCTGCTCCCCCCTGCCCCGAGGTGCTGCTCCCCACCGCGCACGCACGCCTGCCCAGAAGGGCTCCGTCCCCGCTTCCAGGAGGTGCACGCTGAGATCTGCCTGCCAGGAGCCAGCCAGGGACCCCCGAGCAGCGGTGCCACCAGCTGGCCCACCACCGCCCGGGGAACGTCGCCGTGGCTTGGGGTACCCGTGGCAGAAGCCCTAAGAAAGGGAAATGCTCCAGGCAGAAGGCGCAGCCCTGGAGAGAGGAAGAGCTGCCTGCTTTCCTGCGCTGACACCTCGCAATCCTGCCTCTCCCGAGCTCGCCGGGGCTGCCACGGACCCAAGCAAACGGGGAGGTCTTCCCAAGTGCTGGAACGCTACAGACCATCCCCTCACGTCCCATCCCGCCCCAAAGGAGCCATCCCACACCCACCCCTTTCCCAGGACGCCGGGCTCACGCGTCTGGCCGGCGAGGCCAGGCAGGAGGGGGTTTTCCTCGGTGAAACTCCTAACAAAGGGTGAGCTTGTTCGGAGGCCAGGCCACGCCAACAGCGCTGCCTGCTCCTCGCAGCTCGCCACCCCTGCTGCTGGAAAGCCCCGCTCCTCGCTTCCACGCGGAGCAATCCCAGCGGGATGCAGCGCAGCACAAAGAGGAGCCGGGCTGCGAGGAAGAGACGGAGTTTGCAAAACTCCTCGGAGGAGACTGCTTGGGGAGGAcaggagcagccctggctgggcTCGCGCTCTGACCCTAAGCACACCCCAGCCAtcagccctgcccctgcctgcctCTCTGCGCCCTTGCCCAGCTACTACAGCCCTGACTTCCCCAGGGCAGAGGGCTGCTGGTCACACGGGGGCGGTTTGGGTGAGGGCTTTTGAGGCTTCTGCAAAGGTTTCTTGGAAGCCGGCTGCTGGCGTAGGGGCGCCCACGCGTTTTGCCGGCCGTCACGCCCCCCATCTCCTGCGTTAGCCAACTTCCTTCCCACGCAAGCAGGCCCCCTGCTAATTTTGAGCGAGAAACCCTTGGGTTTAGCCCCGTGCCTTCGCCCTGCATCCACCGGCGCTCTCCTCGTGCAGGAGGCCATCCCGGGAAGATCCTGCTGGCTCTCTAGCTGGTGTAGCACGCCCCTCGCCTCTGCCACCCCCTTGTGTGCTTCTGCCACAAGTGCCAGGCTGAAAGACACAGCCCCTGGCACGCACGGCTCACTGCCCGCGACATCCCTGCCGTGCAGGTgggagggcagggctgtgggcagcTGATAATTTCGCCAGATCCTTCTGGGCAAGCACGGTGCCcttctgggtgctgctgggtaCCAAGCCGGGGCAGCTGGGGAAACAGGAACTGCTCAGCCCAAGGCCTGAACTCGTTGTGTTTTCAGAATTACAGCGTTACAGAGAAGCGTGATTGCCCAAGGCTTCTGGGGTGTAATGGTGGGACTGGTCTCGCTCAGCCTGGGGCCGCTTTGGGGCAGATGGTGGAGCACGGCGGGCGAGGTGACCGAGGTGACAAGAAGCTGCCTGGTTTGGCTGGCTATATGGAGGGGATGCAGCCCGTGGGCATCTCATCCCATTCCTCTGGGAACCCTCTGCCACCCTGACAGGCCTCTGTTCCCTGGACTTTCACAGCATTTTGCTCCCAGCCCCGGTTTCCTTTTGCACACAAAACCGACGGCAGCTCGAGGCTGTGCTGGATGCTCAGCACTGCTAAATATAACCGCCACCCACCTCTCCCGCAGGGTCAGGAGGAGAGCCAGGAATAGAAGAGGCTGGAGCCCACAGCCTGGCCGCCCCGACCACAAGAATACAGTTTCTTTCCAGCACTGGCAGCAGGCTCCCTGCGCTGACCCCTCCGGCCCCGAGCTGTgcgagcagccccagcaggctttTTGCTCCCTCCCTTGCCCTTTGCAGATTTCCTGTTCCGAGCTGCACCctaaagagagaaaacagaagagcaacTGCAGCCATTCGGAGAGTGCTGGGAGAGCCTCTCCTGCCTGGGGCAACTCGGGCGCCACCGATTCACGTTTCCCCAGTTAATGACAAGCCTGCGTGAGCTTGGCTCTGGCCGAGCAAGTCTGACAAGCGGCGGGCTCGGCCCCCTGGCAGCACAGACCCGAACCATGTCCCCAAACAGCCGCATCCGCTGATGAACGCCGCCGCCGGGTAAGCCCCGGGCTGCTCTTCTGCCGCGGTATTTCCGCAGGCCTGCCTAAAATACCCGTGGCTCTCCCTGCGGGCACGCTGGCCGTGGTGTTACGGCCGGGACAGAGGGTGAAGTACCATGCAGGGGAGCTCCGGGTTGgtctgcagcagccagcaccatctCTGCGCCCGCTGCGGAGCATGGGCAGCCGCGCGCGGGCAAAGCTTGCTCGCTGCCAGGCTCCCAGCCAGTGCTCGGAGCAGATCCCACAGGGAGCGTTAATGAACTCATTAGCAGCCGTGCAGGTTCCTTCCTAAGCAGGAAGTAAACACCCGGGCTCGCTCCCGGCTCGCCAAGGccagcctccctgcagctccagcagcagcccgcTCGCTGCACGGGCACGACTCGAGGCGTTTGTTCCCTCGCTTCTGCCAGTGCCTCGGagtttctcttcctcctgcaccATTACTCAGTGTTAAATGCCAGCCGGGGCTCGGGGCAAGGCTCCTGAACTGCGAGCACACTGCGTGCACTTGCGATGGAAGCCATCCATCGAGGGGGATGTAGGAGAGGAGAGCCGTGGCTAGCTGAACGCAGTCACCAGGAGCCAAAGCGAGTAGCCCCGGTGAAAGGCTTTTGCCCTTGAGGAGGGCACTGCAGCCGCGGGAAGCCCCCTGCCCTGAAAGGAGCCAGGCCCCCTCTGAAAGGAGCCAGCCCCCTCCGTCACGGCGTGGTGCCCATCACAGCGCTGCCGCTGCACAAGGCCAC is drawn from Anas platyrhynchos isolate ZD024472 breed Pekin duck chromosome 3, IASCAAS_PekinDuck_T2T, whole genome shotgun sequence and contains these coding sequences:
- the SLC35B2 gene encoding adenosine 3'-phospho 5'-phosphosulfate transporter 1, yielding MAAAGSGPRAGGRERGRAAAGRRFCVPLVLAALPAMAAGEGFPPALQDAWGDFWLFRFFVNAAGYASIVVPGFLLIQYFKRKNYLETGRGICFPVIKSCVFGSEVKSAHPDDGSLPPRAEPAESSTARQVLKLLFCAAGLQASYLTWGVLQERVMTRTYGATETDPGEKFKDSQFLVFMNRILAFTVAGLYCALTKQPRHGAPMYKYSFASLSNILSSWCQYEALKYISFPTQVLAKASKVIPVMMMGKLVSRKSYEYWEYLTAALISVGVSMFLLSSAPHRHASTVTTFSGVVLLAGYIVFDSFTSNWQDALFTYKMSPVQMMFGVNVFSCLFTVGSLLEQGALLESLRFMARHSEFAAHAVLLSVCSACGQLFIFYTINQFGAAVFTIIMTLRQAFAILLSCLIYGHTVTVVGGLGVAVVFLALFLRVYARSRMKKRSKKLPAGETPAQKV
- the NFKBIE gene encoding NF-kappa-B inhibitor epsilon, with protein sequence MARCRKEAAGWEGDEGQCDSGIESLRSLPGGRDAPAGVEPPVPAEEPPEEKRPGEEPPAEERLDSSYGSGALPEALPRLPPACGTEEPPPVAKGLSRRQLEALNFVSEDGDTLVHLAIIHCAPDVALFCIAHLPTEMLETQNDLFQTPLHLAVYLEQPVVVEALMRKGVNLGLQDRNGNTPLHLACEQQCLYCAQQLLQGTAEPPEHHQDLQLQNWQGLACLHISTLKGNIEMMSLLLQSGANIDVQEGTSGKTPLHLAVECCNRRAVQFLLLNGAYVDAQMYNGCTPLHLAVCHRDAAIASILSHSGADTLLRNMENETAQDLADGNDDLLALLPFDDLKISGKPVVCSE